The Doryrhamphus excisus isolate RoL2022-K1 chromosome 22, RoL_Dexc_1.0, whole genome shotgun sequence genome segment GTGAGGAGGTGCTCGACATAGACTACTATTGAATagaataggaatgtaaaggtgactataggggtgttatttcatgtctacagtgctctaataatatttaaaaaacagatTTATATTTAGTAATATACAGGTTTTgtgtgctctaactacaaaaatattccattcattaatattgaatcctactttgtggaaattaatttcTGGAACCAACAATAAGAGACAAATGAGAGATGACTGTATTTTGAATAAGGTTGACtacagccacaataataaagtcaatgtTAACTTTTAGTATCTTTTTTAAAAGGAAGAATTGCTGATATTGAAACATcagctgggctgcacggcggttgagtggttagcgcgcaggcctcacagctaggagacccgggttcaattccaccctcggccatctctgtgtggagtttgcatgttctccccgtgcatgcgtgggttttttttcccgggtactccggtttcctcccacattccaaaaacatgctaggttaattagccactccaaattgtccataggtaatgaatgtgagtgtgaatggttgtttgtctatatgtgctctgtgattggtccacGGTggaccccgcccgaagacagctgggataggctccagcacccccgcgacccccatgaggataagcggtaaaaaaatcgggtgtacctaatgttgtggccagcgaGTGTTAGCTATTTGCTACACTGACAGTAAACAACAGGAACTCACGTGAAGCACTTGTCCAGGTTGTCGCCTTGCTGGACGCTGCTTCCTTCCCCTTTCCTGCAACGGTGCCTCTTAAGGCCGGACCTTCCCTGGAAGCTCTTCCCGCACGCCGAGCAGCTGAAGTGTCCGTCCACTCGGCTGTGGACCTTCTGATGGTTGTGCAGCATGCTAGCCAGACGGAACGCCTTCCCGCACGTGACGCACGCGTACTTCTTCTTCTGCGTGTGGATGCGCGTGTGGTTGCGAAGCGCCATGGGGTTGGTGAAGGGCTTGGAGCAGAAGGTGCAGACGAAGTGTCCCGTCTTGTGGGTGTTCTTGTGGTTCAGGAGGCTGCCCGCATGGCGGTAGCTGCGTTGGCATATGTTGCACGAGAACGTGCGCTCCGCTTTAACGTTTCCTTGTGTGTTGTTGTCGCTTCCTGGAGATCTCCCGCAGGCGTGGGCCACCAGTTGGTCGCCCGTGGGAAACGTCTGTTTACAGTGTTTGCACTTTGAAGCTCTCTGCCTCGAGCTCCGCCTCCCGCTTTTTCGAGAGTCGGCACAGATGTGAAGCGACAGCTGCTTCTGTCCTCTGAAGCCTCTTCCACACTTTTGGCAATAATGTTTTCTATCGGCTAAGTGGGTGCGGAGGTGGTTCTTCAATGCCAGTCGATTGGAGTAAGCGTTGTTGCAAACGGAGCAGCAATACCGGCCGGTTTTATGGGAGTTCCTGTGGTTGACCAGACTTCCTGCGTGGCGATACGTGCGTCCGCACTCCTCACATGCAAAAGGTCGCGGGTCAGCCGCATCGTCTGATTTGACCCAGGTGTCGGGTCTCGTCTGTTCTCCGGTATCTTCATCTAACTCGGTCCGGTTCAAGCGCATGAGGGCCTGGACCTGGTCATTCAGTTCTTGGATCTTGGCTCGGTTCTCTTTGTGCCTCCTGAGGTGGTTGAAAAGTTGCTTTTTGATTTTAAAGGCTTTTCCGCACTCATGACAAGTGTGCCTGAATGGGGGGGAAAGGAAAACACGCACCATGATTATTCTGCTCAaaataggagttcagaacattcagacaaGGATTCTTCCATcccattaaaataatattaccccgacaacaacattcattcattttctaccgctttttccctaacgagggtgctggagcctatcccagctgtcttcaggcgagaggcggggtacaccctggagtggtcgccagccaatcacagggcacatatagacaaacaaccattcacactcacattcatacctatggacaatttggagtggctaattaacctagcatgtttttggaatgtgggagaacatgcaaactccacacagagatggccgagggtggaattgaaccctggtctcccggctctgaggtctgcgcgctaaccactcgaccgccgtgccgccccccaacAAGAACATAACTGATATAAAGGACTGACCTCTTGACATCAAAGTGGGACCTCTGGTGGTTTTTAAGAGCCAGCAGGTTGTAGAAGCGCTTCTGGCAgatgttgcatttaaagacgCCCGTCTTGTGGGACTTTTTGTGGTTCAGGAGGGAGCCGGCATGTCTGTAGGAGCGGCCGCACTGATCACACCTGTACTGACGATCCACAGACGCCTCGATGTTGTCCTTGACGTCTCTGTGGACGTCCTTTGCTTTGagctcctcttcttcttgccTCTTAGCTGTGCAGTCATGGTTCTCCAGGTGATGGACGTTGGTGCAAAAGACTCCGCAGCGACTGCAGATGAGACTCTCGACTTCCTCCTCGTCGCTCTTGCCGATGTCGTCGTCCTCTGAATGTTTGATGTGCACGAGTTGATGAGTGAGCAAGTCCTGTCTGCAGGCAAAGCTTTCTCCGCAGGTACTGCAGATCATCATCTCCTCCGACTCCTCATCTTTTGCCTCCTCTTCAGATGACATGGACGAGGGTCCTGAGCTGGCTGCAACAGCGGACTGGGATTGAGTGTGCCCTCCGAGATGGCTCCTGAGGGCCGTCATGCTGGTGTAGCCGTTCCCACAAACAGAGCACTGATAAAGATCACCGTCATCTTCTTCACCGTTCAGTTGGTCTTGCTCGATGTAGCCTCGACGACTGGCGTCGTTCTCTTCACGGAATGACGCATCGGTGCCGTCTCGGAAGGTCACGCCGGCGCCACGGTCGTCGCCGGTgatgtgctgctgctgccggaGCGAAGGGCAACCGTGAGCGATAATCCCGGCGATGTCTGCGAACGTCTCACCGCAGTCTGCGCACATGTGCCTCTGCATCAAGTGCTCGCTCAATTCTTGATGAAGCCGCTCGCTGTACGTCACCCCGTTCTCCTGATCGACACCTAGACcagcatcatcgtcatcatcattatcTTGCGAGGGGAAGCAGCCTTGCCGGTTGTCCGAGGTGAAAGGCTCCAACGAAAGCCAGTCCCCCTCCCCGTTGAGGCTGAAGGAGCATTTCTGACCCTTATGGAGGCGAAGGTGACTTTTGAGTGCGGCCAAGTGAGGATAGTTCTTCTTGCAGATGGAGCAGCGGTAAGTCCCGACCTGATGGGACCTTTTGTGGTTGATGAGGCTTCCAGAGTGGCGGTAGCTTTTGCCACAGATCTGGCACCTGAAGGGACGCTCCTCGGATTCAACAGAGCCTGATTCGGGAGCAGGAATGATATTGTTTGTGTCCGTGACCGAGGGTTCTCCCTGAGGTGTTTGATTATTGGAGCAGTCTGAATACATGCGGCCATTAAAAGCTTGACTGTTACCTACTGGTGACAAGGAAGGATTATTTATACGAGGTGCATAACAGTTTGATTTAGACATGTCGTCATACGTCACATGATGGCTCTCTGCTGTGTTATCTTGCAGCCCAAATGGCACGGATGAGGATGAGTTATGCATTTGGATGTGCTCCTGGAACTCTTCATGACTTGGAAATAGAACCTGACACAAATGGCAGAAATTGACAGGAGCGTCAGGATTCCGATGCTCCAATGTGGAGCCGGCGTAGAAGCCAGATACTGAGCTGATATCGCTGCCGTTTCTGACCTTGTGAGTCCTCTGGTGGTTGTAGAGGGCGGCCATGTTATTGAACAGTTTGAAACACACGGTGCACTCAAACATTCCCACTTGATGGGTCTTCTTGTGGTTGCTCAAGCTGCGGTGGTGGATGTATGTTTTGTCACACAGATTGCATTTGAAAGGTCGGCTAGTGGCGTCGCCAGAGGTGTCACATGGTGTATTAAAGACCTCCGTCACGTCTTTACCATCATTATTTTCACACTCCGTCGCCTGCGAGGTGAGGTGAACTCTCTCATGTGTGGAAAGTTGTGTCGCCAAGCGAAAGGCCTTCCCGCACTGTAAACAGGAGTACTTCTTCTGCGACGTGTGAGTCCGCATGTGATTTTTCAAAGCCAAGGCGTTAGAGTTCTCTTTGCCACATACGCTGCACCGAAAAGATCCCACATCGTGAGCCTTTCTGTGGTTAGCAAGGCTGCCGGCGTGTCTGTATCCGCGCCCGCATTCCTCGCATTTGAATTTGCGCTCTCGTTCCAGGTGAGAGTCCATGTGTTCAAGTAGGGCGGTCGTCTGTGCAGCGTCATGCAGAGCCATGACCATGCAGATTGAAACAAGTGCAGTGCCGATGAAGTGTATGGATATGCAAGAGGGCAATTCATTAGATTCACAACGCAGAACACTTTTTTAGATCCAAagggtgaggaaaaagtggttgACAGGCAGTAGGTCCATACAATTAGAAGAGTGGCAGCTGGAGGGACAAAGAACATGTTAGTTTAACATACATGATCTCTTTTTACAACATCACAAATCATCATCTCGCACAATATAATAAGAGTTCAGTGAAAAACATTACCTTTAAAAGATACATAGGCCTTATGGTTATAATTGTAGTCTGCAGTGGTGGTGTGGAACTGCACTACATCTTCCTGAGATGTTTATAGCCTTATTTAGCCAACCaccatcttgtttttttaataggaAAATAGATAACATAATGAATAAGACCAGACTGGCTTATTAGATTAACTAATAAACCGGCAAACAAAAGCCTGCGACATTCGGATACAACAGATTAACCAATATATTCATTAACGTGTGTCCGTACAttacataaaatgtatataagcTCATGTAAATGTGATGCGGAGCGCTAATGTTAGCGCGCTACCTCTTAGCCACATCCTACCTAGCAAAACAAACATTGCACCAAAATGACCGGAAGCGTATGCACTAACATACCCAAACGACAACAAATGTGTTAAATAAATACCTTAAATATCGTCTCGATCCACATCACGACGGATATAAGGTCACTcgttaaataaatgcatttattcgCTTAAAGATAAGATAATGCAATTGTGTTCCCATTCCTTCCTCCAGTCCACATAGCGCTTGTTGCTAGGGAACAGGAAATGTGCATCGGCGAAATACTTCCCCCGTGCAGAGTCGCTTGAAAAGTACTATACAGAGAATTCGTTCCAGAGAATAACTTTTAACTAAGTACTGAAAAAGACACTGTTTTCGGTTTCGTGCAACCCAAAGGAGAGCATTTAACTGTTTCACTCACAGATTGTTGTTTAATGTAGCTTTGCTTACCCTTGTCGTTTGAgtgtgttatttatatttaaatatatacatttcaacAACACCATCCAGCTCTGGTTTAGTAtagcttgaaaaaaaacatgtacaaaaTTGGcgatttaaatttttattttcatataaacAGAGGTGGTTTCACTTTTGGCTCACTGTCAATGTCGATGTCGTCATCTTGGTCCTAGCGCCGAACTGTAGACACgcagtctctctctctttctcacacacacacacacacacacacacacacacacacacacacacactcaaaacgAACCACCTCGTCCGACAAGAAATGGAGTAGTGTGGCTCCCTTTTTCCGCCATTAATGCTCAGGTGAGGATGCAAGTCGCTTGTTAAATAGAATCCAATTATTAAAACGTAAGGCGATGTTAGCCTAGTCAACCCGCATGAATGATGCCAACTGGTGCAGGCGGTCCTAAAGCCAGCCATTTTGTGTCACTCCGAATTAAATTAGCATGGAAGCTAACTGAAGGGGATACGCAATTTCTCGCCAGGATTAATTAACACCATGACGTCTATATATCGTCACTGTCGCTGGCACCTTGTAGTCCTATTAAACgttccaaaaataataattacagctGACTTCCCCTGCCGTCTAATCGGTTAGCTTATTGTCCCTAAGGTCCTAATGCCAGCCATTTTGTGACACGCTCAATACACCTGATAACGtacactatttttaaaaaaatggtgcaACATAATCAATCTGTGTTATACTGAGAACATGCTGTCACATGAATGCATCACTGTAATTCTGACGGATATGTTTTTGTGCAATTAATCTTCAGACATAAAGATGGCATCCCCTCAGCCCGCTAGCCCGCCTTTCACTCCAGCACAAGACGAGGAGAGTCAACAAGAGGAGGCAGCCGCCGATCCGCCTGTGAAAAAGCGAGGCCGGGGTCGTCCCCCGAAATCCAAACTATCATTCAAGTGCTCGTCATGCGCAGAGTTCTTCAGAAGCGTGTCTGCACTGCGCAGCCACAGGGTTTCAGCCCACGTGAAGGAGCACACGTGCACACAGTGCACCAAAACCTTCTCCAGCAAGGCGCAACTCTCCAAACACGTCAACACCCACTCGGCCCAGCGACCCTTTCAGTGCCCGAACTGCCACAAGGCGTACAAGACCCCCACCGAGCTGCGCAACCACAGCCGCTctcacaccggagagaaaccgtttGTATGCACCGAATGCGGCAAGGCCTTCATGCAGGCCATTTGCCTGAAGATCCATATGACGCAGCACAGCGGCGAGCGCCCGTACTCGTGTCGCCAGTGCTCCAAGAGCTACCCCACTTTGTCCAAACTCAAGGTCCACATGCGCACTCACACGGGAGAGAAGCCGTACTTTTGCGGCGAATGCGGCAAGAGTTTCGCCGACCCCTCCGTGTTCCGTAAGCACAGACGGAACCACCAGGGTCATCGTCCGTACGCCTGCAACGAATGTGGCAAAACCTACACGGAGCTCAAGGACTTGAAGAACCACGAGCGCTcccacaccggagagaaaccgttCCTGTGCTCCGACTGCGGCAAGGCCTTCTCGCGCTCGTCTTCTCTGGTCTGCCACCAGCGCATCCACTCCCAGAACAAACCGTACCGCTGCGAGCAGTGCGGCAAAGGCTTCACGCAGCTGTCCTCCTACCAGTCTCATCTCCGCACGCACTCCGGAGAGAAGCCCTTCCTGTGTCCGCAGTGCGGCAAGATGTTCTCCGACCCGTCCAGTTTCCGGCGGCACCAGCGAGCCCACCTCGGATTCAAACCCTACCCCTGCGATAAATGCTCGAAAAGATTCCGGCAGCCGGCGGATTTGGCCGTGCACGAACGGGTTCACTCCGGAGAGCGGCCTTATAAATGTCAGAGCTGCGACAAGGCCTTCGTGGCGTCCTGGGACCTGCGGCGCCACATGCTGGTCCACACGGGTCTGCGACCCTTTTCCTGCACAGAGTGCGACAAATCGTTCACGGAACGCTCCAGCCTCAACAAGCACCGCCGCGTCCACTCGGGCGAGCGTCCTTTTAAATGCGGCGAGTGTTTGAAGTCGTTTGTGGTGTCGTCCAGCCTGCGCAAGCACGAGAGGACTCACGtgttggagcagcagcagcagagacaAGAACCGGAGGAGGCAGCGGGCTTCAGCAGCCACACCACCCTGCCGCAGTTCTCCTGCACTCACTGCGACACCACCTTTGGCACATGGGATGAAGTCCAAGTCCACGAGAACCTCCACGCCATGGACCAAGCTCCTCCGAGCGCGGGGAAGACGGCGGGCTTGCACACGTGCGGGACCTGCCAGGCTGAGTTCACGCAACCGGGAGACCTGCAGGAGCACGAGAAGCAGCACCCGAAGCCCAGGCCTCACGTGTGCCCCAGCTGCGGCAAAGGCTTCCTGAACCGCGCCGGTCTTCGCAAACACCAGAAGATCCACTCGAGCAGCAAACCTCACAGTTGCTCCCACTGTGGGAAAGCCTTCCTGTTCCCCGCCTACCTACGCAAGCACTTACGGACTCACCAGGCCACATCGCTCAAAGACCTGAACATCATCCACACTGACCCGCTGCCCTCGCCACCGCCTAATGAGTCGCCCCCCGGCGCTGTGGAGGCCAGCGGCGTCGCTCTCACGGTCCCTGCCACCGTGTCTGCTGCCGGTTTTCAGACGCTACCAGACTACTTGATCAAGGAAGAAGGACTTGACACGTGCTCAAGTGCCCTCAAATAGTTTGAGGGCCACAATAATAGTCATTATTGTGGTGTTGATCTTTTCAAATCCATAACTCGACTTCTCACCAGAATTaagtttttgtacaaaaaaaggaCGCTTAATATAAGATGACAATCTCCTTGTTTGGAAATCAGGTGAAAATGTGTGAAATAACGGTAGTACTTCATAGCGCCAAAACACAGCCATTACGTTTTTACATTGGAGAAAATCATATCAAGTATTGATAATGAAACAAGTAAAATATTCCAGAGAAaattcaatacttttttttttaaataacatgttTTTCAGTGTCAAGGCTTCATATTTCACCTTCATCTCTGTCTTTCTCCAACGACACGTTTTGGCACAAGCGGCTGTGGGAATCGACTCAAGGCTTCATTGATTATCACGATCTAATTTTAGCATCATAACTCCTCCTATGTTATTTGCTAATGTTGACAGGCACTTTTTCCAGTCGGTCTGTGTATCAGGACCTCATGCTAAGtcactgatgtgtgtgtgagtgacaggttgAAAAGCTCTGGCTCCtgtgcatacagtatgtaaatatgtacatttcCAAATCCTGTctttttcacagtttttttttcttataattgtGTCTAGTCATAATCATAAAAGATTGCACTTTCAGCTTTCCAACTTTTTCTATGATTTCTTACTAAATATTTAGTAAACATTGTGTTGTATTAACTTCCTATTTACACATATGTTGTAAGTCCGTCTTTGTACATTTACTTGTTTTACTGTGGAAGTATTGATATTGACTATCATctggaagattaaaaaaaaaaaaagattattcaaCAAGAggataaaaccaaaataaaatttttaaataaaatctcAGGGTGTGGTATAGTATTTGCTAATAACAAATGCACACGGCACGgtggggagtggttagcatgttggccacacacaGTCTGAATCTGGTTCCCTtccacatctaaaaaaaaaatgcatattacgTTAATTGGCTGTGTACATTTTAAAGTGGTTGTTTTgtagaggggcggcacggcggtctggtggttagtgcgcagacctcacagctaggagaccagggttcggtccccgccctcggccatctctgtgtggagtttgcatgttctccccgtgtatgtgtgggttttctccgggtactccggtttcctcccacattccaaaaacatgctaggttaattagccactccaaattgtccataggtatgaatgcgagtgtgaatggttgtttgtctatatgtgccctgtgattggctggcgaccagtccagggtgtaccccgcctctcgcccgaagacagctgggataggctccagcaccccccgcgaccctcgtgaggaaaaagcggtagaaaatgaatgaatgttttgtagaGCTTTTGTGTGAGAAATTGCAAGTCGGGCTCATGGAGTTGAATACCAGGGCCATCGTGTGGTGTCGTCATATGCGTCAGGAAAGTCATAGCACAGTCAGCATAGGCGAGGTGCGTATTTGGACTACATTTAATCCTCCCGTGGAGTCGTTCAGGAGTCGTAGCGTTATCTTACATCTTAGAGCGATACGGTTTTTCATTCAAAATGTGAGCCACTAACAATTAACAGGTCTCCATACCTGCAAGGGGCTCTTTGCTCTTTGTCACTTAGACCCTCTTTGTCCTGCGGAACAATTCCTAGAGCGAACCAGCTGAATGCAACACGGCCTTTCAGCAGTTtgcgtgtatgcgtgtgtgtgtctttcagTGTTTGGGTTGCGTCCAACGAGGTGAAAGTTAAGGCTGGATGTTGGCTAGATTCCCTGTTTGTTCTTTATCATGATAGTCTTCCTGTTGCTGTGCTTCATAGCGTAAAGCAGGACTGCGCCGGCGTCTGTTAGAGACTGGAGGGAGGAGAGCAATCACGACATGATTTAGGGAGTATTCCGGCAGGAAATATTTGTATCGAAAACAGGAATGTGATGTCATTTACCTGACAGTCTGATGTTGCAGATCGAGCCTGGAAAGTCGGGGAAAAGTTTTGAGAGTGAGCGCTTTTTTGCAAACAAAGCGAATCCCGATACGGTCCACAAAAAGGAGGACAAACTGACCCTTGTGAAGTTATGGATGTTGTTGTAGATGGGCTCCATGGTGATGACCCATTCTTTGTACGTCTCTCGGTCCTCTGAACTGCGGTTGTGCTCTCTGGAGGACAGATGCGACAATCAGACGCTGGCGCACAAAGGAGCTCGTTCATGAGCCTCGGTCCCATAACACTCACATGACTCTCTCGATCAGCTTCATCTGTTGTTCGCTCTCAAGCCTGGCGTCGAGGAAGCGGCCTCTGACGGCCAGAGCGGCGCTGGCCTGCGAGGAGTTGAGCTGAATGATGGGCAGAGATACAGAGGACAGCGCCACCATGctgaagaggaggggggggggcacattccTTAGCTGTGAAGTTTGAGTTAGTAGATAGCATAGTAAGATAGCATAGTAAGGCGGTATTCACCTTTCATCGGTTACATTTCGGTCCATGGTGAAGACTCTGAGCATGCTCTGTCCGTTCCTCTTAACGTATCTGAGCTGCAGCTGGATGGACACACGGCTGCCAGAAAGTGGCGGCAACACTGGAAcaaacatttccaataaaatccacttttcagtgtgtgtgtatttgtatatatatatcccatGAAATCGCAAGAGCAACgatggggagctgcggttcatcgaGGGGCAAACATGGATTCCAACATCGTAAAGCACAGAATAACATGGCAACAAGCCCGAGCTAACCAACTCCATGATGAAGTCCTTGCCGATGCTTCTCTGAGGATGGGAATCGGCACCTGTTAAAACCAAGTCTGAGTCCGATCGGACTAAAATACAACACCCCAGAtgggactcgaacccacaaTACCTGGCTTAGGAGGCCAGTGCCTTATCCATTTGGCCACTGGGGCACACATGTAACTAGGATTTCACTTCAGagacctcttgacatgaaatagcacccctatagccacaaTGACACTAGCATTGCTCAATATACTGatgattttaattaaaaaaatgacataatatggactcacacatgttagcattgggagagttcatTGTTTTTAGTTCTTTATATTTACTTCCGGGTTATTGTAACCCGTCGCCATGTTGTTATAGGATTCCTCCACACTAGCCTCAACAGCCTGGACTTTGCTTTGTACACAGAGACTACATTTTTCCATGTACAGTAACTTTGTTTGCATTGACATTCCGTGGAAAATATCCAGTTGTGTGACTCCACTTGGAAAATTACACccatttgttgttttcatttcaagGGGGTTCTTGCCTTTATAGTTCTATTACAGGTACATAAACCTGGTAATCACCTGtacctgtatactgtatattgtatgtcacgtttttgtttctcatacatGAGTTGACATTTGTGGTcttgcaggaaaaaaataatcttaatAAGCCTTTCAGTTTGTCTTACCGCCATCTCTACTGGCTATAAACTGGAAGGTGATCTCTGTATCCAAGTGCACGTTCCCCACCTTTCTGGTTGCTTTGTGTCCAGCCTCTTTCTCGCCTTTCATGCACCTGCAGAAGAAGCAAGCGGTCATTGACCCGTGATGTCATTattcaacagtttttttttttagtcgctTACAGCGATTTGGGCAGCAGCAGCGTGACGGTGCAGTGTGTGGCGATGGTGCTGTTCTCGATGATCTGCTCAAACTCGGGATGGAGCATCTTGGGACTTGCTATCACCACCTGATGGATATACATCATTACGTCTTATTTTCAGACCttttatgtttacatttcttAACCTCGCATCAAAATCAAGTGTTACCTTACAAAATCATTATACATATACAGGATATATGTCTTAGATACCAAGacgaaaaaatgacattaaaatatataatatcttaccaatgtgggatttttttttttaattttcacgtAAAATTGAGGACTAttttaaggctaaaaataaccaatgtaaggctaaaaataaccaattacataaaaatgtcatccgatacttctctacaaaagaggagaaatatgatctcacggaagaactacatttgaaacactatatgctacatatatatatatcactatattgacggttactatggtacccattatgtcattatgtcattgtatgtatggtcatatcacctcgtacttcggtacgtgacataaacaaacaaacaaacaaacaaacaaaaacaaaaataaaaagtctgCAATATAGGATTTCATGTTAATAAATGGCGTACTTTTGTAGTTATGAaactgtaaaacattttttaatgacgttctgaacatgtttttaaaattattagagccctgtagacatgaaataacacccctatagtcacttctgCACTTCTAtgattcattgtttacatcacattaatGCTCTAACTCTAATGCTGTAGGGATTCCAGACTTAAGAAACCCAAaaggtaccacttccacacagattgtgaggagaaccttttctaggacatgtcatggctgacttcatgcagtgtaaaGTCTCATTgtttagctctccaaagactttattccttCGTTATCAACATAGTGTCCGCTATATTAGAAAGCTTAGAAAGTCCCCCGGCGACCATAGttgggataagcggcatagaaaacagatggatggaagtaTCATTAGTAATCACGATTGACTGCAGATGATTGTGTCTACACTAGATTTTGGACCACAATCCTTGACTGAGAAGAGCAGTTTTCTACTTACTTTCCCTCCCGTGCGATCGGCAAGTCTTCCCAGCTCATCCAGCCTGCAGTCAGTTCCTTCTATGGACAGCACCGACACGGTCACGCTAACAAAAGAAGGACATGCTCAAGTAAATATCATGATACCGTTTATCTATGGTCGTTATTTTCACCAACCCTTGATTAGAAGCAAATTCCCCCAGGTTTTGGTAGAAGATGGTAGATGACAGTAGCGTGCGAGCATCGTTGTCCTCCACTTCCAGGTTTCCCAACATTGTGTTGGCCTTCCCATCGGTACAGATGATCACCTTTGCCAAGCAATACAGTTAATATCTTATAATAATATGCGTTATGATGGAAAACAAGATCATAGGCACCTTGGAGCCTGGATGTCTGGAGGCCATTGTAATGGCGACTAGAGCAGCCGGCCCCAGCGCCGTGGTCCCAACAGCAGAAAGTCTATAAAAAACACATGAGTACACATGAGTACACAAGAATACTGTAAGTCACGTAGAAGAGGTTACTCTTACGCTGTAACTTGTT includes the following:
- the znf646 gene encoding zinc finger protein 646 isoform X1, translated to MVMALHDAAQTTALLEHMDSHLERERKFKCEECGRGYRHAGSLANHRKAHDVGSFRCSVCGKENSNALALKNHMRTHTSQKKYSCLQCGKAFRLATQLSTHERVHLTSQATECENNDGKDVTEVFNTPCDTSGDATSRPFKCNLCDKTYIHHRSLSNHKKTHQVGMFECTVCFKLFNNMAALYNHQRTHKVRNGSDISSVSGFYAGSTLEHRNPDAPVNFCHLCQVLFPSHEEFQEHIQMHNSSSSVPFGLQDNTAESHHVTYDDMSKSNCYAPRINNPSLSPVGNSQAFNGRMYSDCSNNQTPQGEPSVTDTNNIIPAPESGSVESEERPFRCQICGKSYRHSGSLINHKRSHQVGTYRCSICKKNYPHLAALKSHLRLHKGQKCSFSLNGEGDWLSLEPFTSDNRQGCFPSQDNDDDDDAGLGVDQENGVTYSERLHQELSEHLMQRHMCADCGETFADIAGIIAHGCPSLRQQQHITGDDRGAGVTFRDGTDASFREENDASRRGYIEQDQLNGEEDDGDLYQCSVCGNGYTSMTALRSHLGGHTQSQSAVAASSGPSSMSSEEEAKDEESEEMMICSTCGESFACRQDLLTHQLVHIKHSEDDDIGKSDEEEVESLICSRCGVFCTNVHHLENHDCTAKRQEEEELKAKDVHRDVKDNIEASVDRQYRCDQCGRSYRHAGSLLNHKKSHKTGVFKCNICQKRFYNLLALKNHQRSHFDVKRHTCHECGKAFKIKKQLFNHLRRHKENRAKIQELNDQVQALMRLNRTELDEDTGEQTRPDTWVKSDDAADPRPFACEECGRTYRHAGSLVNHRNSHKTGRYCCSVCNNAYSNRLALKNHLRTHLADRKHYCQKCGRGFRGQKQLSLHICADSRKSGRRSSRQRASKCKHCKQTFPTGDQLVAHACGRSPGSDNNTQGNVKAERTFSCNICQRSYRHAGSLLNHKNTHKTGHFVCTFCSKPFTNPMALRNHTRIHTQKKKYACVTCGKAFRLASMLHNHQKVHSRVDGHFSCSACGKSFQGRSGLKRHRCRKGEGSSVQQGDNLDKCFTCDLCGRSYRHAGSLLNHKKTHSENLHHCPLCLQTFPDPLTLQIHSQMRRHCCPDCGRTFCLISHLQSHMEAHSKERSRACPAHTVESKPEDLSWDVEDSEEVPPPLSHLPESGAAAKGRKSHVCEHCGRTYRHAGSLLNHKNSHKTGSFSCAVCFKEFTNLMALKNHRRIHTEPKRYQCLECGKAFRVSTQLICHRRIHSKEKPFACLLCDKTFSSKSNLRHHERMHQDQQSYDSASFSWDANNLMGLDMGSFL
- the znf646 gene encoding zinc finger protein 646 isoform X2; protein product: MVMALHDAAQTTALLEHMDSHLERERKFKCEECGRGYRHAGSLANHRKAHDVGSFRCSVCGKENSNALALKNHMRTHTSQKKYSCLQCGKAFRLATQLSTHERVHLTSQATECENNDGKDVTEVFNTPCDTSGDATSRPFKCNLCDKTYIHHRSLSNHKKTHQVGMFECTVCFKLFNNMAALYNHQRTHKVLFPSHEEFQEHIQMHNSSSSVPFGLQDNTAESHHVTYDDMSKSNCYAPRINNPSLSPVGNSQAFNGRMYSDCSNNQTPQGEPSVTDTNNIIPAPESGSVESEERPFRCQICGKSYRHSGSLINHKRSHQVGTYRCSICKKNYPHLAALKSHLRLHKGQKCSFSLNGEGDWLSLEPFTSDNRQGCFPSQDNDDDDDAGLGVDQENGVTYSERLHQELSEHLMQRHMCADCGETFADIAGIIAHGCPSLRQQQHITGDDRGAGVTFRDGTDASFREENDASRRGYIEQDQLNGEEDDGDLYQCSVCGNGYTSMTALRSHLGGHTQSQSAVAASSGPSSMSSEEEAKDEESEEMMICSTCGESFACRQDLLTHQLVHIKHSEDDDIGKSDEEEVESLICSRCGVFCTNVHHLENHDCTAKRQEEEELKAKDVHRDVKDNIEASVDRQYRCDQCGRSYRHAGSLLNHKKSHKTGVFKCNICQKRFYNLLALKNHQRSHFDVKRHTCHECGKAFKIKKQLFNHLRRHKENRAKIQELNDQVQALMRLNRTELDEDTGEQTRPDTWVKSDDAADPRPFACEECGRTYRHAGSLVNHRNSHKTGRYCCSVCNNAYSNRLALKNHLRTHLADRKHYCQKCGRGFRGQKQLSLHICADSRKSGRRSSRQRASKCKHCKQTFPTGDQLVAHACGRSPGSDNNTQGNVKAERTFSCNICQRSYRHAGSLLNHKNTHKTGHFVCTFCSKPFTNPMALRNHTRIHTQKKKYACVTCGKAFRLASMLHNHQKVHSRVDGHFSCSACGKSFQGRSGLKRHRCRKGEGSSVQQGDNLDKCFTCDLCGRSYRHAGSLLNHKKTHSENLHHCPLCLQTFPDPLTLQIHSQMRRHCCPDCGRTFCLISHLQSHMEAHSKERSRACPAHTVESKPEDLSWDVEDSEEVPPPLSHLPESGAAAKGRKSHVCEHCGRTYRHAGSLLNHKNSHKTGSFSCAVCFKEFTNLMALKNHRRIHTEPKRYQCLECGKAFRVSTQLICHRRIHSKEKPFACLLCDKTFSSKSNLRHHERMHQDQQSYDSASFSWDANNLMGLDMGSFL